In a single window of the Terriglobus roseus genome:
- a CDS encoding M81 family metallopeptidase, whose product MQRRSFLKAGSMAVLATVATRSSLAAAKVPRIAYGGISIESSTYGHIRARYDEFTILRGKEADDNARFLPLKKHYPDVPFMPTLVATAVPGGPIAREAYDKIKAEFLDRLKALMPLDGLYLPMHGAMFVDGMQDAEADWYEAARKVVGPSCLMSASYDLHGNISKRIIDALDCLSAYRTAPHIDREETMLRATDMLVNCIQRKIRPTLMWATIPVLMPGERSSTGWEPAKHLWAQLPELNRTPGVLDVSMLVGYVWADEPRGGASVVVTGTNPANEAKVAKNLAQQYWDARRQFAFGDEVCDLDTCLAKAMKAPKHPIVLADSGDNPTGGGNGDQATVLEALLKAGAKDVVFGGIADRPATEACYKAGVGATIPLTIGATLDPYASKPVQVKATVKALLANVDPAKREAAVQIDGVTLILSAYRRPYHEIVDFTKLGIDPHNAKIVVVKSGYLEPQIKQLANGNNIMALTDGAIPQDIVHLPKNKFRPPTFPFVDDLTFTPSVYTSVRAPHHA is encoded by the coding sequence ATGCAGCGTCGTTCCTTTCTCAAGGCCGGTTCCATGGCTGTTCTTGCCACGGTTGCCACGCGGTCTTCGCTCGCTGCAGCAAAGGTTCCTCGCATTGCGTACGGCGGCATCAGCATTGAGAGCAGCACCTACGGTCACATCCGCGCACGCTATGACGAATTCACGATTCTTCGTGGCAAAGAAGCCGATGACAACGCCCGCTTCCTGCCTCTGAAGAAGCACTACCCCGATGTCCCATTCATGCCGACGCTCGTAGCGACTGCCGTGCCCGGTGGCCCCATCGCGCGTGAGGCGTACGACAAGATCAAGGCAGAGTTTCTTGACCGCCTGAAGGCTCTTATGCCGCTTGATGGACTCTACCTTCCCATGCACGGCGCCATGTTCGTCGATGGCATGCAGGACGCGGAAGCTGACTGGTATGAGGCTGCTCGCAAGGTCGTTGGGCCCAGCTGCCTGATGTCCGCCAGTTACGACCTGCATGGCAACATCAGCAAACGCATTATCGATGCGCTGGACTGCCTCTCCGCCTATCGCACCGCGCCGCACATTGATCGCGAAGAGACGATGCTGCGCGCCACGGACATGCTGGTGAACTGCATCCAGCGGAAGATTCGTCCCACACTGATGTGGGCCACCATCCCCGTACTGATGCCGGGCGAGCGCAGCAGCACCGGGTGGGAGCCGGCGAAGCATCTGTGGGCTCAACTGCCTGAGTTGAACAGGACGCCGGGCGTTCTGGATGTCTCGATGCTCGTAGGTTATGTCTGGGCTGATGAGCCGCGTGGTGGTGCCTCGGTCGTTGTGACCGGCACGAACCCGGCAAACGAAGCGAAGGTCGCGAAGAATCTTGCCCAGCAGTATTGGGATGCGCGCCGCCAGTTCGCCTTCGGTGACGAGGTCTGTGATCTGGACACCTGCCTTGCGAAGGCGATGAAGGCACCGAAGCACCCCATCGTCCTTGCAGACTCTGGTGATAACCCCACTGGTGGCGGCAACGGCGACCAGGCAACCGTGCTGGAAGCTTTGCTGAAGGCGGGTGCGAAGGATGTTGTCTTCGGCGGCATCGCCGACCGTCCCGCGACCGAAGCCTGCTATAAGGCAGGTGTTGGGGCGACGATCCCGCTTACGATTGGCGCTACGCTCGATCCGTACGCCAGTAAGCCGGTGCAGGTGAAGGCGACCGTGAAGGCGCTGCTCGCAAACGTCGATCCCGCCAAGCGCGAAGCGGCCGTGCAGATCGATGGTGTGACGCTCATTCTGAGCGCCTATCGTCGCCCGTATCATGAGATCGTCGACTTCACGAAGCTGGGCATCGATCCGCACAATGCGAAGATCGTTGTCGTGAAGTCCGGTTACCTTGAGCCGCAGATCAAGCAGCTTGCAAACGGCAACAACATCATGGCGCTGACCGATGGCGCCATCCCTCAGGACATCGTGCACCTGCCGAAGAACAAATTTCGGCCGCCTACCTTTCCGTTCGTCGATGACCTGACCTTCACGCCCAGCGTCTACACTTCCGTCCGCGCGCCGCATCACGCGTAA
- a CDS encoding TonB-dependent receptor, with the protein MEDHSKRCKPQGKTSTGTGLSPVLKSSLRNLAFASAFTAMASTPMLAQSVTGDVIGTVTDTTGAVIPNATVTLTDVNTHDIRTLKTGSGGEFTFTLLKPSTYSLTAAAPGFKGFQIASFNLSAGDRAREDAHLAAGSEGETVNVEATTPALRTDSSAMITTVTEKATQELPLNGRNFINLVQVTPGATEGLNNGLASGNRPDDRRQTSSISMNGQADMMNNQTIDGIDNNERVIGSIGVRPSVDAIQEVSVQTNVFTAEVGRAAGAIVNVITKTGTNQFHGTAYEFFRNDVLNAQPFKFGANIPKPKYRQNQFGGSLGGPIFKDKTFFFADYEGLNIIRNQNPTTTTVPTLFERNNIGNFTDTCSTTNGVRTCSVVNPTVTAIDNIGRQYFNLFPLPTNSAALNNYVGTRSDSQFNKTGDARIDHRFSPRDLVYGRYTYNAVDTTIGSLFPAVNSAAGTILPGGNLGSYPGPATTRAHQAHLNYVHTFTPNVLLELKAGYTLLDNAQYPLNFGKAINSAFGQPNINVDGRTAEMSAVTMTLGGATLGNRPPIVYHENTWQYEGILNYIHGKQTIKVGAGLIRRQDATTQTDTAKAIGPLPTFLRC; encoded by the coding sequence ATGGAAGACCATTCGAAGCGCTGTAAGCCGCAAGGCAAGACAAGCACCGGTACCGGGCTTTCGCCGGTGCTGAAGAGTTCACTTCGCAACCTCGCATTTGCGAGCGCGTTCACCGCAATGGCAAGCACGCCCATGCTGGCCCAGAGTGTCACGGGCGATGTCATCGGTACAGTCACGGATACCACGGGCGCTGTGATTCCGAACGCAACGGTGACGTTGACGGACGTAAATACACATGACATCCGCACTCTGAAGACCGGCTCGGGCGGGGAGTTCACGTTCACATTGCTGAAGCCCAGCACCTATTCGCTGACGGCTGCGGCACCGGGCTTCAAAGGCTTCCAAATCGCATCGTTCAATCTGTCCGCCGGTGATCGCGCACGTGAAGATGCACACCTTGCTGCTGGTTCCGAAGGTGAGACTGTAAACGTCGAGGCGACCACGCCCGCGTTGCGCACTGACTCCTCCGCGATGATCACGACCGTTACCGAAAAGGCGACGCAGGAATTGCCGCTGAACGGCCGTAACTTCATCAACCTGGTGCAGGTCACTCCGGGCGCAACAGAAGGTCTGAACAACGGCCTTGCATCAGGTAACCGCCCTGACGACCGCCGCCAGACTTCGTCGATCTCCATGAACGGTCAGGCCGACATGATGAATAACCAGACGATCGACGGCATCGATAACAACGAGCGCGTCATTGGTTCCATCGGTGTCCGTCCCTCTGTCGATGCCATTCAGGAAGTCAGCGTTCAGACGAACGTCTTCACCGCTGAAGTGGGCCGCGCTGCCGGCGCCATCGTCAACGTCATCACCAAGACCGGTACGAACCAATTCCATGGCACGGCGTACGAATTTTTCCGTAACGATGTCCTGAATGCGCAACCCTTCAAGTTCGGTGCGAACATACCCAAGCCGAAGTACCGCCAGAATCAGTTTGGTGGCAGCCTTGGTGGACCGATCTTCAAGGACAAGACCTTCTTCTTTGCGGACTACGAAGGCCTGAACATTATCCGCAACCAGAACCCCACCACGACCACGGTTCCAACGCTCTTCGAGCGCAACAACATCGGCAACTTCACGGACACCTGCTCGACGACAAACGGCGTTCGTACCTGCTCGGTAGTCAATCCCACCGTCACAGCGATCGACAACATTGGCCGTCAATACTTCAACCTGTTCCCGCTGCCCACAAACAGCGCAGCTCTGAACAACTATGTTGGAACGCGTTCCGATTCGCAGTTCAACAAGACGGGTGATGCACGAATCGATCACCGCTTCAGTCCTCGCGATCTGGTCTACGGCCGCTACACCTACAACGCCGTTGATACGACGATCGGATCGCTTTTCCCCGCAGTGAATAGCGCCGCTGGAACAATCCTCCCCGGAGGCAACCTAGGTAGCTACCCCGGCCCGGCTACGACGCGCGCTCACCAGGCGCACCTGAACTACGTGCACACCTTCACTCCGAATGTTCTGCTTGAACTCAAGGCTGGCTACACGCTGCTTGACAACGCGCAGTACCCCTTGAACTTTGGCAAGGCGATTAACTCTGCCTTCGGTCAGCCCAACATCAATGTGGATGGACGTACCGCGGAAATGTCGGCAGTCACGATGACCCTCGGCGGCGCCACCCTCGGCAATCGTCCACCGATCGTTTATCACGAGAACACCTGGCAGTATGAAGGCATCCTTAACTACATCCATGGCAAGCAGACTATCAAGGTCGGTGCAGGCCTCATCCGTCGTCAGGACGCGACCACGCAGACGGACACGGCGAAGGCAATTGGACCTTTGCCGACTTTTCTACGCTGCTGA
- a CDS encoding ROK family protein, producing MSFRSAKTAVIAALLQNDQLSRLELSERAAVSPAAITEVTQGLLKQGLLLETPAPSADKRRGRPAVQLSLQASHSCFVGVSIGEEQTQLAITDLRGEVLASDAFAACVLPSDIPDAVRSSFSKVLKESGIPRARVRGAGIAVAGIVDAEEGICRYSAGLDWRDVPVAEMVGKALRLPAWADNDANAIAMGDKIFGRAREYDNFSSIVLGSTIGSAHYMNGMLYRGHDGSAGEIGHITVNPDGLLCRCGRNGCLDTVAGGFALRQEAKAKGIAVSGMRDLEALAMQGNATAIQMLRKAGKALGSAIATLVHLNNPKAVVFTDMEGFENGIFRTATRQAIENGILPRFLGSTEIVFGDVEPESLPRSAASIAAFNYLMTL from the coding sequence GTGTCCTTCCGCTCCGCGAAAACGGCAGTCATCGCGGCACTGCTGCAGAATGACCAACTCTCCCGCCTTGAGCTTAGTGAGCGGGCGGCGGTAAGTCCTGCGGCCATTACCGAGGTCACCCAAGGTCTTCTAAAACAAGGCCTTCTGCTCGAAACACCAGCACCGTCCGCGGATAAGCGGCGTGGGCGCCCGGCCGTTCAGCTCTCTCTGCAGGCCTCGCATTCCTGTTTCGTCGGCGTCAGCATTGGCGAAGAACAGACGCAACTGGCGATCACCGATCTCCGTGGCGAGGTCCTGGCCAGCGATGCCTTCGCCGCCTGCGTATTGCCCTCCGACATCCCGGATGCCGTCCGCAGCAGCTTTTCAAAGGTACTGAAGGAGTCAGGCATCCCCCGCGCACGCGTTCGTGGAGCGGGTATCGCCGTCGCAGGCATTGTGGACGCGGAGGAAGGTATCTGTCGTTACTCGGCCGGTCTCGACTGGCGAGACGTTCCCGTTGCGGAGATGGTCGGCAAGGCCCTGCGCCTGCCGGCCTGGGCAGACAACGACGCGAATGCCATCGCCATGGGCGACAAGATCTTCGGCCGCGCCCGGGAATACGATAACTTCTCCAGCATCGTGCTTGGCAGCACGATTGGCTCGGCGCATTACATGAACGGCATGTTGTATCGCGGGCATGATGGCAGTGCAGGAGAGATTGGGCATATCACCGTCAATCCTGATGGTCTGCTGTGCCGCTGCGGACGCAATGGATGTCTGGACACGGTGGCTGGGGGCTTCGCACTTCGCCAGGAGGCCAAGGCTAAAGGAATTGCCGTGAGCGGCATGCGGGATCTGGAGGCGCTCGCCATGCAGGGCAACGCAACCGCCATACAGATGCTGCGCAAGGCGGGCAAGGCGCTGGGCAGCGCGATTGCGACGCTGGTACACCTGAACAACCCGAAGGCCGTGGTTTTTACCGACATGGAGGGCTTTGAGAATGGTATCTTCCGCACCGCCACGCGGCAGGCCATTGAGAACGGTATTCTTCCACGCTTTCTGGGATCGACGGAGATCGTATTTGGCGATGTGGAACCGGAATCACTGCCGCGTAGTGCGGCCTCAATCGCAGCCTTCAACTACCTCATGACGCTCTAG
- a CDS encoding sugar phosphate isomerase/epimerase family protein, with translation MRHKQQQAVESINQGRRDLLKYAAQTAAVAGLAGSGALTGLSHAQIRKQPSHAPMALGLLIKPFPDPEARIKLVHDLGFSTCFLSLDNYIGKFTPQMAKQFSELLDKYQVTATTAEVVNPQPLKWNFIEGPATIGLVPRAYRQARMDALKQTSDFAKMLGIGRVQTHCGFIPEDPKDALYEETVVAIRQLTEHCAGNGQSFLMETGQETPTTMLRMIKDVNNPALGVGLDTANLILYGKANPVDALKVLGPYVQGMHAKDGKWPTDPAKLGEEVLIGKGDVDFTAVFKQLHALNYKGAVTIERETSGPQQVADVKAEKIYLERILNEVNHA, from the coding sequence ATGCGACACAAGCAGCAACAGGCAGTAGAGTCCATCAATCAGGGGCGGCGTGATCTGTTGAAGTACGCCGCGCAGACAGCAGCCGTAGCAGGCCTCGCCGGTTCTGGAGCGCTTACGGGCCTTAGCCATGCGCAGATCAGGAAGCAGCCCTCGCATGCTCCCATGGCGCTGGGGCTTCTGATCAAGCCCTTCCCTGATCCGGAAGCGCGGATCAAACTGGTCCATGATCTTGGGTTCTCAACGTGCTTCCTCTCGCTGGATAACTACATCGGCAAATTCACGCCGCAGATGGCGAAGCAATTCAGCGAACTGCTGGACAAGTACCAGGTCACCGCGACGACGGCGGAGGTCGTCAATCCTCAGCCGCTGAAGTGGAACTTCATTGAGGGACCGGCAACAATTGGCCTTGTGCCGCGTGCCTATCGCCAGGCACGCATGGATGCCCTCAAGCAAACCTCAGACTTTGCGAAGATGCTTGGCATCGGGCGAGTTCAGACGCACTGTGGTTTCATCCCGGAAGACCCGAAGGATGCACTGTATGAGGAGACTGTCGTTGCCATCCGGCAACTGACCGAGCATTGCGCTGGCAACGGTCAGAGCTTCCTGATGGAGACCGGGCAGGAGACACCGACCACGATGCTGCGCATGATCAAGGACGTGAACAATCCTGCGCTTGGCGTGGGTCTCGATACTGCGAATCTCATTCTCTACGGCAAGGCCAACCCCGTCGACGCCTTGAAGGTGCTTGGACCGTATGTGCAGGGCATGCATGCGAAGGATGGCAAGTGGCCGACAGATCCGGCAAAGCTCGGCGAAGAGGTCTTGATTGGAAAGGGTGATGTGGACTTTACCGCTGTGTTCAAGCAGCTACACGCCCTCAATTACAAGGGCGCAGTGACGATCGAGCGCGAGACCTCAGGCCCGCAGCAAGTTGCCGATGTGAAGGCAGAGAAGATTTATCTGGAACGCATTCTGAACGAAGTCAACCACGCGTAG
- a CDS encoding Gfo/Idh/MocA family protein, with translation MDRRKFLQGSAGACGLLFVKPSTAFGYAANSAVRYGLLGCGKRGTSVATSFAKNTDARIVALGDIFPDQLAKGKTHFDEVNKGLGVSAIDPKLTFHGHDAYKAMAANPNIDAVQISTPPFFHVEHMDILTAGGKHVYCEKPVGVDVPQTRRALEIAKRINGKVSVAVGFQIRKAPPFVELARRIQAGQIGKIASLSGFYNAPPATYPDRGNMPKDEQRLRNWLWDKTISGDILLEQNIHVIDVCNWIMGAHPIKADARASRKVIQNFGNINDNYEVIFTYPGGVEFVFNSTQFNQNGFFDVAEHFFGTEGLAEAPYKGPLRILGKQPWAWTNNATPAAADTKFAADGAFTDNLADADKMKDRDFIDSITGHQYQNQIETGVQSARSCMLGRKSAELGRVVTWDEIESDREEYRLGIDISKFV, from the coding sequence ATGGATCGCAGAAAATTTCTACAGGGTAGTGCAGGCGCCTGCGGGCTTCTGTTTGTAAAACCCAGCACTGCCTTCGGCTATGCTGCAAACTCCGCTGTGCGCTACGGCCTGCTGGGTTGCGGCAAGCGCGGCACGTCTGTGGCGACGTCTTTCGCGAAGAACACGGACGCGCGCATCGTTGCGCTGGGAGATATCTTCCCTGACCAGCTAGCCAAGGGTAAGACTCACTTCGACGAAGTGAACAAGGGCCTTGGCGTCTCCGCCATCGATCCGAAGCTTACCTTCCACGGCCACGACGCCTACAAGGCGATGGCGGCAAACCCAAACATTGATGCTGTGCAGATCTCGACGCCGCCGTTCTTTCACGTGGAGCACATGGACATCCTGACCGCCGGCGGCAAGCACGTGTACTGCGAAAAGCCTGTGGGTGTTGATGTGCCGCAGACGCGCCGGGCCCTGGAAATTGCAAAGCGCATCAACGGCAAGGTGAGCGTTGCGGTTGGTTTCCAGATCCGTAAGGCACCGCCTTTCGTTGAGCTCGCGCGCCGCATCCAGGCAGGCCAGATCGGCAAGATCGCATCGCTCAGCGGCTTCTACAACGCACCGCCTGCGACCTATCCAGACCGCGGCAATATGCCGAAGGACGAGCAGCGCCTGCGCAACTGGCTGTGGGACAAGACCATCTCCGGTGACATTCTGCTGGAGCAGAACATCCACGTCATTGACGTCTGCAACTGGATCATGGGAGCGCATCCCATCAAGGCTGATGCACGCGCCAGCCGCAAGGTCATTCAAAACTTCGGCAACATCAATGACAACTACGAAGTGATCTTCACGTATCCAGGCGGGGTCGAGTTCGTATTCAACTCCACACAGTTCAACCAGAATGGCTTCTTCGACGTGGCGGAGCACTTCTTCGGCACGGAGGGACTTGCCGAGGCACCGTACAAGGGACCGCTGCGCATCCTGGGCAAGCAGCCATGGGCGTGGACGAACAACGCAACACCCGCCGCTGCCGATACAAAGTTTGCGGCAGACGGAGCGTTCACGGATAACCTGGCCGACGCCGACAAAATGAAGGATCGCGACTTCATCGACAGCATCACCGGCCACCAGTATCAGAACCAGATCGAGACCGGTGTGCAGAGTGCGCGTAGCTGCATGCTTGGCCGCAAGTCTGCAGAGCTTGGCCGGGTGGTCACCTGGGATGAGATCGAGAGTGATCGCGAGGAATATCGACTCGGAATCGACATCTCAAAGTTCGTCTAA
- a CDS encoding DeoR/GlpR family DNA-binding transcription regulator, which translates to MSVKTEARADQIMKVLLRKGTVSVEDLVDQTGSSAPSIRRDLTRLEQRGLILRTHGGAALVEPLLYEPFRHDTSFQARETRHADEKRRIGVAAAELIQQHETIGISAGTTTTQVGRSLRHRAGVHVVTNAINIGMELCNQPSIKTTLTGGTLAWAWAFALAGPQAIKTLEDICLDKVFLSVTGFSLERGATTLELEEAIVSRKMLEQSKQVIVVADSSKIGKSGPSIICSLEKVHVLVTDTGLSVAKRKQLEKRGVRVVCC; encoded by the coding sequence ATGTCCGTAAAAACTGAGGCACGCGCCGACCAGATCATGAAGGTGCTGCTGCGGAAAGGCACCGTCTCCGTGGAGGACCTGGTAGACCAGACCGGCAGCTCCGCGCCCAGCATCCGCCGCGACCTCACCCGCCTGGAACAGCGTGGTCTCATCCTCCGCACGCATGGCGGCGCAGCGCTCGTCGAGCCGCTGCTGTATGAACCATTCCGTCACGACACTTCCTTTCAGGCGCGTGAGACGCGGCATGCAGACGAGAAACGTCGCATCGGCGTCGCCGCCGCGGAGTTGATCCAGCAACATGAAACCATCGGCATCAGCGCTGGTACCACAACCACGCAAGTGGGCCGTTCATTGCGGCATCGCGCGGGTGTTCACGTTGTCACCAACGCCATCAACATCGGCATGGAGTTGTGCAACCAGCCCTCCATCAAAACAACGTTGACCGGCGGCACCCTCGCGTGGGCATGGGCCTTCGCTCTGGCTGGCCCGCAGGCGATCAAGACACTCGAAGACATCTGCCTGGACAAGGTTTTCCTGAGTGTCACTGGCTTCAGCCTTGAGCGAGGTGCGACAACGTTGGAGCTTGAAGAGGCCATTGTGTCTCGCAAGATGCTGGAACAGTCGAAGCAGGTGATTGTTGTTGCCGACTCTTCAAAGATCGGAAAGTCCGGACCAAGCATCATCTGCTCACTCGAGAAAGTGCATGTCCTGGTTACAGACACAGGGCTCTCAGTAGCGAAGCGCAAGCAACTTGAGAAGCGCGGCGTGCGGGTCGTCTGTTGTTAG
- a CDS encoding oxidoreductase, with amino-acid sequence MSNTSEPVRVALLGYGYVGKTFHAPLIQAIDGLELALVGSSRPDAVHERIPGVRVSPVATAATDTDVDLVVIATPNDSHFPLAAAALRAGKHVVVDKPFTITLEEAESLAGIAQEHGRMLSVFHNRRWDSEILATKQVLQAGVLGDVTHYEVHMDRYRPNVRQRWREDRGPGSGLWFDLGPHMIDQTLHLFGMPLAVQGSLATLRRGGQTDDWGHAVLHYPHMRAVLHASLLVSGGGPRTQVHGTLGSWAKFGADTQEPQLQQCMSPNDPAFGIDPDEGIFYDGATGVQTPTPSPTGCQQRFYEGMRDAITSGGPLPIPTEDAIQVMRVLEGFYASAREGRVVEFA; translated from the coding sequence TTGAGTAATACCTCAGAACCCGTTCGCGTCGCGCTGCTTGGCTATGGCTACGTGGGCAAGACCTTTCATGCACCACTGATCCAGGCAATCGATGGCTTGGAGCTTGCGCTCGTTGGATCCAGCAGACCCGATGCGGTGCACGAGCGTATCCCCGGCGTACGTGTCTCGCCCGTTGCAACGGCCGCGACGGATACCGATGTGGATCTTGTTGTCATTGCAACACCGAATGACTCGCACTTCCCTCTTGCCGCAGCAGCGCTGCGTGCGGGCAAGCATGTGGTTGTCGACAAGCCGTTCACTATCACGCTTGAAGAAGCTGAGTCGCTGGCGGGCATAGCGCAGGAGCATGGACGGATGCTCTCCGTATTCCACAACCGCCGCTGGGACAGCGAGATCCTCGCAACCAAGCAGGTACTGCAGGCTGGCGTTCTGGGTGATGTAACGCATTACGAGGTCCACATGGATCGCTATCGGCCCAATGTGAGGCAGCGCTGGCGTGAGGATCGTGGCCCCGGCTCCGGCCTTTGGTTTGACCTTGGACCGCATATGATCGACCAGACATTGCACCTGTTCGGCATGCCATTGGCAGTGCAGGGATCGCTGGCGACGCTGCGGCGTGGCGGACAGACAGATGACTGGGGGCATGCTGTGCTTCACTACCCGCACATGCGAGCCGTACTGCATGCTTCGTTGCTCGTGTCAGGTGGCGGACCGCGGACGCAGGTGCATGGCACGCTTGGCAGCTGGGCAAAGTTTGGGGCTGATACACAAGAGCCACAGCTGCAACAGTGTATGAGCCCGAATGATCCGGCGTTTGGTATCGATCCGGATGAAGGCATCTTCTATGACGGCGCCACCGGCGTTCAGACGCCAACGCCTTCTCCAACAGGCTGCCAGCAGCGCTTTTACGAAGGCATGCGGGACGCGATCACATCGGGGGGTCCGCTGCCGATACCAACAGAGGACGCGATCCAAGTGATGAGAGTCCTCGAAGGTTTCTACGCTTCAGCGCGTGAAGGACGCGTGGTGGAGTTTGCATGA
- a CDS encoding sugar MFS transporter, which produces MALASTGQEQPAVAAKGGSYALPLALIVALYFGIGFITAMNDVLVPHFKDLFQLTNVRALLVQFAFFGAYFLLSIPSGKIVGRIGYKNGIVAALATIGCGLLLFLPASIVIAYPLFLFALFLVGCGLALLQVAVNPYISALGDPAKAASRLNLAGGFNSVAGTLAPRVGAIFIFVAAGATTAELAQSVRMPYVVLSMLAFALAVLTKVMHLPDLIPQRDPSESGGGSAWDFRHVRFGAFAIFAYVGAEVSIGSLLINYLGQPSMGGLSHAAAAKYVSLYWGGAMVARFIGAWAQRYVAQARALTFVASMGCIFVAAAVFGHGPIALWAIVSCGLFNSVMWPCIFPMSIEGVGKYTSQASGILVTMVVGGAVVPEIQGFLADHYGYQPSFLVVLLCYAYVLFFALYGHRPMRVNGEPILPPAVI; this is translated from the coding sequence ATGGCACTTGCAAGCACTGGACAGGAACAGCCGGCGGTAGCGGCCAAGGGTGGCAGCTACGCGTTGCCGCTTGCGTTGATTGTGGCGTTGTACTTCGGCATCGGTTTCATCACGGCGATGAACGATGTCCTCGTGCCTCACTTCAAGGACCTGTTCCAACTCACTAATGTGCGTGCGCTACTGGTGCAGTTCGCATTCTTCGGCGCGTACTTCCTTCTGTCGATTCCGTCGGGCAAGATCGTCGGACGCATTGGCTACAAGAACGGAATCGTCGCGGCGCTTGCCACCATCGGCTGTGGCCTGCTGCTGTTTCTGCCGGCGTCCATCGTCATCGCCTATCCCTTGTTCCTCTTCGCACTGTTCCTTGTGGGTTGCGGTCTTGCATTGTTGCAGGTTGCTGTGAATCCGTATATCAGTGCCCTGGGCGATCCGGCCAAGGCTGCATCACGTTTGAATCTGGCTGGCGGCTTCAACTCCGTGGCCGGCACGCTGGCTCCACGCGTGGGGGCAATCTTCATCTTCGTTGCCGCTGGCGCAACGACTGCCGAACTGGCACAGTCTGTACGTATGCCTTACGTTGTATTGTCGATGCTGGCGTTTGCACTCGCTGTCCTGACGAAGGTGATGCATCTGCCCGACCTGATTCCGCAACGCGACCCGAGCGAGAGCGGCGGTGGCAGCGCCTGGGACTTCCGGCATGTGCGCTTCGGCGCCTTCGCGATCTTTGCCTATGTGGGCGCTGAGGTTTCGATCGGCAGCCTGTTGATCAATTATCTTGGACAACCTTCGATGGGCGGCCTGAGCCATGCTGCTGCTGCGAAGTATGTTTCGCTGTACTGGGGCGGCGCGATGGTGGCGCGCTTCATTGGGGCATGGGCGCAGCGTTATGTGGCGCAGGCGCGGGCACTTACGTTTGTCGCGTCGATGGGCTGCATCTTCGTTGCCGCCGCTGTCTTTGGCCACGGCCCCATTGCCCTGTGGGCGATTGTCTCGTGCGGTTTGTTCAACTCGGTGATGTGGCCCTGCATCTTCCCGATGTCGATTGAGGGTGTGGGTAAGTACACGAGCCAGGCCTCGGGCATCCTGGTCACGATGGTCGTTGGTGGTGCGGTGGTGCCAGAGATTCAGGGGTTCCTGGCGGATCATTATGGCTACCAGCCAAGCTTTCTGGTCGTCCTGCTTTGCTATGCCTATGTCCTCTTTTTCGCCCTGTACGGACATCGGCCCATGCGCGTCAATGGTGAACCGATTCTGCCTCCAGCGGTGATTTAG